The proteins below come from a single Microbacterium sp. SLBN-154 genomic window:
- a CDS encoding radical SAM domain-containing protein, whose product MSFRQSLREFELATRPIHPESKAALEKRWRELPPHAQTDNQLLGRCAVGCEGTHGVFPKCNLTCSPCYHSADANKVRIDGAHTVDNVDEQMRYLRRIRGPRAHAQLIGGEVSLLPAADHAAALLAMRAQGREPMSMTHGDFDYDYLLDVVLDDEGRPRFDKVSFAAHFDSLMRGRRGAVRPRSEAELHPFREEFARMFVDLKRDHGVNRYLAHNMTVTPSNVDEVEEVTRAVLEMPYDMMSFQPAAFIGDDRRWREDFGEVTIDKVWERIEKGAGQKLPWQATQFGDPRCNRSTVGVRVGGVFAPLLDPEDPKDIAARDRFLAHHGGMVFGDVPKPVLAIKVARAALAHPGDIPPLIGLARRVVRRAGGLRRILRAARRGKLSFKTFVVHNFMDAEQVAPAWDLMEKGVVSDDPVLKETQERLGSCMYAMAHPEDGRLVPACVQHSVLDPLENVELRRVLPLVGAGAAGAVSPSVVSRPSGLTPVRSTGRAGA is encoded by the coding sequence ATGAGTTTCCGGCAGAGTCTGCGCGAGTTCGAGCTGGCCACGCGCCCGATCCATCCCGAGTCCAAGGCCGCGCTGGAGAAGCGCTGGCGAGAGCTTCCGCCGCATGCGCAGACCGACAATCAGCTGCTCGGTCGCTGCGCCGTCGGATGCGAGGGGACCCACGGCGTCTTCCCGAAGTGCAACCTCACCTGCTCGCCGTGTTACCACTCCGCCGATGCGAACAAGGTGCGCATCGACGGCGCGCACACCGTCGACAACGTCGACGAGCAGATGCGGTACCTCCGTCGCATCCGGGGCCCGCGCGCCCACGCGCAGCTGATCGGCGGCGAGGTCAGCCTCCTTCCGGCAGCCGACCACGCCGCAGCGCTGCTCGCGATGCGCGCGCAGGGGCGCGAGCCCATGTCGATGACCCACGGCGACTTCGACTACGACTACCTCCTCGACGTCGTTCTCGATGACGAGGGTCGTCCGCGATTCGACAAGGTGTCGTTCGCGGCCCACTTCGACTCGCTCATGCGCGGCCGTCGCGGGGCGGTGCGACCCCGCAGCGAGGCGGAACTCCACCCGTTCCGTGAGGAGTTCGCGCGGATGTTCGTCGATCTCAAGCGCGACCACGGGGTGAACCGCTACCTCGCGCACAACATGACGGTGACGCCCTCCAACGTCGACGAGGTCGAAGAGGTCACGCGCGCCGTGCTGGAGATGCCGTACGACATGATGTCGTTCCAGCCCGCCGCCTTCATCGGCGACGACCGGCGCTGGCGGGAGGACTTCGGCGAGGTCACGATCGACAAGGTCTGGGAGCGCATCGAGAAGGGCGCCGGGCAGAAGCTGCCCTGGCAGGCGACGCAGTTCGGCGACCCCCGCTGCAACCGGTCCACGGTCGGGGTGCGGGTGGGCGGCGTCTTCGCGCCGCTGCTCGACCCCGAGGACCCGAAGGACATCGCCGCCCGCGACCGATTCCTCGCCCACCACGGCGGGATGGTGTTCGGCGACGTGCCGAAGCCGGTGCTCGCCATCAAGGTCGCTCGCGCCGCGCTCGCGCACCCCGGTGACATCCCGCCCCTCATCGGGCTCGCCCGCCGGGTCGTGCGGCGCGCGGGCGGTCTTCGCCGGATCCTCCGTGCCGCCCGACGCGGGAAGCTGTCGTTCAAGACGTTCGTCGTTCACAACTTCATGGACGCCGAGCAGGTGGCGCCGGCGTGGGATCTCATGGAGAAGGGCGTCGTCTCCGACGACCCGGTGCTCAAGGAGACGCAGGAGCGGCTCGGGTCGTGCATGTACGCCATGGCGCACCCCGAGGACGGCCGACTGGTGCCCGCATGCGTCCAGCACAGCGTGCTCGACCCGCTGGAGAACGTCGAGCTGCGTCGCGTGCTGCCGCTCGTCGGCGCCGGTGCTGCCGGTGCGGTCTCGCCGTCGGTCGTCTCCCGCCCGTCGGGTCTGACGCCGGTGCGCAGCACCGGCCGCGCCGGCGCCTGA
- a CDS encoding transglutaminase family protein, translating to MKRLRIEHSTGFSYQGNVSASYNEARMLPGSTDSQFVLNSSLDIEPSTSVNHYVDYFGTRVASFDVLSPHAALQITARSLVEVRSRPIAHTPLTWHGLGDEAAASVATIEQLGQTARTRPHPEVAELARSIAAAHTHPGEAAHAISIAVGDAVEYMHGVTGVHSTASDAWTARKGVCQDITHITLGALREVGIPARYVSGYLHPRPDAEVGVAVTGESHAWVEWFAGDWHGFDPTNNIEIGDRHVLVGRGRDYNDVPPLRGVYAGPFKSQLNVKVTITREM from the coding sequence GTGAAGCGCCTCCGCATCGAGCACTCGACCGGCTTCTCCTACCAGGGGAACGTCTCGGCGTCCTACAACGAGGCGCGAATGCTGCCGGGATCGACCGACAGCCAGTTCGTCCTGAACTCCTCGCTGGACATCGAGCCGTCCACATCCGTCAATCACTACGTCGACTACTTCGGCACGCGTGTGGCGTCGTTCGATGTCCTCTCGCCGCACGCGGCACTGCAGATCACCGCGCGCTCGCTCGTGGAGGTGCGGTCGCGTCCGATCGCGCACACGCCCCTCACCTGGCACGGGCTCGGCGATGAGGCAGCTGCCTCGGTGGCGACCATCGAGCAGCTCGGCCAGACCGCACGCACCCGCCCGCACCCGGAGGTGGCCGAGCTCGCCCGCTCGATCGCCGCCGCGCACACCCATCCCGGCGAGGCGGCCCACGCCATCTCCATCGCCGTCGGCGACGCCGTCGAGTACATGCACGGCGTCACCGGGGTGCACTCCACGGCGAGCGATGCGTGGACGGCGCGCAAGGGCGTGTGCCAGGACATCACCCACATCACACTCGGTGCCCTCCGCGAAGTGGGGATCCCGGCGCGCTACGTCTCGGGCTACCTGCACCCCCGGCCCGACGCGGAGGTCGGTGTCGCGGTCACCGGCGAGTCGCACGCCTGGGTGGAGTGGTTCGCCGGCGACTGGCACGGATTCGACCCCACGAACAACATCGAGATCGGCGATCGCCACGTGCTCGTCGGCCGGGGCCGCGACTACAACGACGTGCCGCCCCTGCGCGGGGTGTACGCGGGGCCGTTCAAGAGCCAGCTCAACGTGAAGGTCACCATCACGCGGGAGATGTGA
- a CDS encoding alpha-E domain-containing protein: MLSRIAESLFWIGRYIERSDGTARILDVHLQLLLEDPWIDEDTACRSLLSVMGSYPLEGADRVGRDDVLQRLAVDRMNPASIAYSISAARENARRAREIVSTELWETLNTTSARMPRRLQRDKVHEFFQWVRERAALAVGVVDSSTSRDEAWQFFTLGRSIERTDMTARLLATRSLTEASGPSWTTILRSCGAYEAYLRTYRGMPSARNAAEFLLLDRLFPRSIIYSIQLAEECMSAIDPRADRVGHSNTVLRALGRIRNDLEYRPVSEILNELPHHMQRVQKVTREASEAIKSRFFPTQAEPSWIGEIS; encoded by the coding sequence ATGCTGAGCCGCATCGCCGAGTCACTGTTCTGGATCGGGCGGTACATCGAGAGGTCCGACGGCACCGCGCGCATCCTCGACGTGCACCTCCAGCTCCTTCTCGAAGACCCCTGGATCGATGAGGACACCGCCTGCCGCTCTCTGCTGAGCGTGATGGGGTCCTACCCGCTCGAGGGCGCAGACCGGGTCGGTCGCGATGATGTGCTGCAGCGTCTTGCCGTCGACCGGATGAACCCCGCGAGCATCGCCTATTCGATCTCGGCGGCCCGCGAGAACGCCCGCCGTGCGCGCGAGATCGTCTCCACCGAACTGTGGGAGACCCTCAACACCACCAGTGCCCGGATGCCGCGGCGCCTCCAGCGCGACAAGGTGCACGAGTTCTTCCAGTGGGTGCGCGAGCGCGCCGCCCTCGCCGTGGGCGTCGTCGACTCCTCGACCAGCCGCGACGAGGCCTGGCAGTTCTTCACGCTCGGGCGCAGCATCGAGCGCACCGACATGACCGCGCGCCTGCTCGCGACGAGGTCGCTGACCGAGGCATCCGGTCCGTCCTGGACGACCATCCTGCGTTCGTGCGGTGCCTACGAGGCGTACCTGCGCACCTACCGGGGCATGCCGAGTGCGCGCAACGCCGCCGAGTTCCTGCTGCTGGACCGGCTGTTCCCCCGCTCGATCATCTACTCCATCCAGCTCGCAGAGGAATGCATGAGTGCCATCGATCCCCGCGCCGACCGTGTGGGGCACTCCAACACGGTGCTCCGCGCGCTCGGGCGCATCCGCAACGACCTCGAGTACCGGCCGGTCAGCGAGATCCTCAACGAGCTTCCGCATCACATGCAGCGCGTGCAGAAAGTGACGCGTGAGGCATCCGAGGCGATCAAGTCGCGGTTCTTCCCCACGCAGGCCGAGCCGAGCTGGATCGGGGAGATCTCGTGA
- a CDS encoding circularly permuted type 2 ATP-grasp protein, translating into MGDLFDGYGATLTPRRSPAGVAPFDEMFAMSRNGSAGAESREAYRELHQALAQMTQEELRGRTESLASSYLAQGVTFDFAGEERPFPLDAVPRIIAFDEWSRIEAGVKQRVRALEAFLDDAYGHQHCVRDGVLPARLIASSQYFYRQAAGIHSANGVRIQVSGIDLIRDENGEMRVLEDNVRVPSGVSYVISNRRVMAQTLPELFVSMRVRPVGEYPNKLLAALRASAPPGVEEPNVVVLTPGVYNSAYFEHTLLARLMGVELVEGRDLLCIGGKVFMRTTRGPKRVDVIYRRVDDDFLDPLQFRADSMLGAPGLMLAARLGNVTIANAVGNGVADDKLIYTYVPDLIRYYLAEEPILKNVDTWRLEDPGALEEVLDRLDELVVKPVDGSGGKGLVVGPDASPAELEALRHRLLADPRGWIAQPVVMLSTIPTLVEDGMRPRHADLRPFAVNDGEDVWVLPGGLTRVALPEGQLVVNSSQGGGSKDTWIVGGSAPSHVEYGQGAGLAGLVADQAATVTAAIPIIYDEQDEVTHSPQDRPRTRTEQQEQQQQGRDDAC; encoded by the coding sequence ATGGGTGACCTGTTCGACGGCTACGGTGCCACGCTGACGCCCCGCCGGTCGCCCGCGGGTGTCGCCCCGTTCGACGAGATGTTCGCGATGTCGCGGAACGGGTCGGCGGGGGCGGAGTCGCGGGAGGCCTATCGCGAGCTCCATCAGGCCTTGGCGCAGATGACCCAGGAAGAGCTGCGCGGACGCACCGAATCGCTCGCGAGCTCGTATCTCGCCCAGGGCGTGACCTTCGACTTCGCCGGTGAAGAACGGCCTTTCCCTCTCGACGCCGTGCCGCGCATCATCGCCTTCGACGAATGGTCGCGCATCGAAGCGGGGGTGAAGCAGCGCGTGCGCGCGCTCGAGGCGTTCCTCGACGACGCGTACGGTCATCAGCACTGCGTGCGCGACGGAGTCCTCCCGGCGCGTCTCATCGCGTCATCCCAGTACTTCTACCGGCAGGCCGCCGGCATCCACAGCGCCAACGGCGTGCGCATCCAGGTCTCGGGGATCGACCTCATCCGCGACGAGAACGGCGAGATGCGCGTGCTGGAAGACAACGTGCGCGTCCCGTCGGGTGTGTCGTACGTCATCTCCAACCGCCGCGTGATGGCCCAGACCCTTCCCGAGCTCTTCGTCTCGATGCGGGTGCGGCCGGTCGGGGAGTACCCCAACAAGCTCCTCGCGGCGCTGCGGGCCTCGGCCCCGCCCGGGGTCGAAGAGCCGAACGTCGTCGTGCTGACCCCCGGTGTGTACAACTCGGCGTACTTCGAGCACACCCTCCTCGCCCGACTCATGGGCGTCGAACTCGTCGAGGGGCGCGACCTGCTCTGCATCGGCGGCAAGGTGTTCATGCGCACCACCCGCGGACCCAAGCGCGTCGACGTCATCTACCGCCGGGTGGACGACGACTTTCTCGACCCGCTGCAGTTCCGCGCCGACTCGATGCTCGGGGCTCCCGGGCTCATGCTCGCCGCGCGGCTCGGCAACGTCACGATCGCCAACGCGGTGGGCAACGGGGTTGCCGACGACAAGCTGATCTACACCTATGTGCCCGACCTGATCCGGTACTACCTCGCCGAGGAGCCGATCCTGAAGAACGTCGACACCTGGCGGCTGGAAGATCCGGGTGCGCTCGAGGAGGTGCTCGACCGGCTCGACGAGCTCGTGGTCAAGCCTGTCGACGGCTCGGGCGGGAAGGGCCTGGTCGTCGGCCCCGACGCCTCCCCGGCCGAGCTCGAGGCGCTCCGCCACCGACTGCTCGCCGACCCGCGCGGGTGGATCGCCCAGCCGGTGGTGATGCTGTCGACCATCCCCACCCTCGTCGAGGACGGGATGCGTCCCCGTCACGCCGACCTCCGGCCCTTCGCTGTCAACGACGGCGAGGATGTCTGGGTGCTCCCCGGCGGGCTCACCCGTGTGGCGCTTCCGGAGGGGCAGCTCGTGGTCAACTCCAGCCAAGGCGGCGGCTCGAAGGACACCTGGATCGTCGGTGGTTCCGCGCCCTCGCACGTCGAGTACGGGCAGGGGGCCGGCCTGGCCGGGCTCGTCGCCGATCAGGCGGCCACGGTCACGGCCGCCATCCCGATCATCTACGACGAGCAGGACGAGGTGACCCACTCGCCCCAGGACCGCCCGCGCACGCGCACCGAGCAGCAGGAGCAGCAGCAGCAGGGGAGGGATGACGCATGCTGA
- a CDS encoding carbamoyl-phosphate synthase large subunit: MRILVTSSRNTFALDLIRKLGSIGHTVYASDTYGGAVGSHSRFAAGHLVTSSPRFATDAFITEVSDFVAAHEIEVIIPTFEEVFYLAARQDDLPEGVRVLTGTFGDLARLHDKASFQRLAEEAGVPIPETVVVTSDEELVETIARFPRYFARAAFSRGGVGLLTNTGPLAGKTPVDECHPTPEQPWLVQPFVDGPMVCSYSIIVDGRVTAHTTYVAAEQWAHSTAIAFLAVDSTDTLGYAQRIVDSLDPGFTGQLSFDFVDHGDGLRIIECNPRPTNGVILLDAADVGRALTGDVDEPVVAEPGAEREITLAVVADCFAEPLSHLPTSLHDLLHVKDVGSGWHDSLAMMWSPATIVHGAKIQHGDRKEILAALGDDIVWNGEPIDGMSSADAAALDAVHAGRV, encoded by the coding sequence ATGCGCATCCTCGTCACCAGCTCCCGCAACACCTTCGCGCTGGATCTCATCCGCAAGCTCGGGAGCATCGGACACACCGTCTACGCCAGCGACACCTACGGCGGCGCGGTCGGCAGCCACTCACGGTTCGCCGCCGGCCACCTGGTGACTTCGTCGCCGCGCTTCGCCACCGACGCCTTCATCACCGAGGTGTCGGACTTCGTCGCCGCGCACGAGATCGAGGTGATCATCCCCACCTTCGAGGAGGTCTTCTACCTCGCCGCGCGCCAGGACGATCTGCCCGAGGGTGTCCGCGTGCTCACCGGCACATTCGGCGATCTCGCGCGCCTCCACGACAAGGCGAGCTTCCAGCGGCTCGCCGAGGAGGCGGGTGTCCCCATCCCCGAGACGGTGGTGGTCACCAGCGACGAGGAGCTCGTCGAGACCATCGCCCGCTTCCCCCGTTACTTCGCCCGGGCGGCGTTCTCACGCGGCGGCGTGGGCCTGCTGACCAACACCGGTCCGCTCGCCGGCAAGACGCCGGTGGACGAGTGTCATCCCACCCCCGAGCAACCCTGGCTCGTGCAGCCCTTCGTCGACGGGCCGATGGTGTGCTCGTACAGCATCATCGTCGACGGCCGCGTGACAGCCCACACGACGTATGTGGCCGCGGAGCAGTGGGCGCACAGCACGGCGATCGCCTTCCTGGCCGTGGACAGCACCGACACCCTCGGCTACGCCCAGCGCATCGTCGACTCCCTCGATCCCGGGTTCACCGGCCAGCTGTCGTTCGACTTCGTCGACCACGGCGACGGACTGCGCATCATCGAATGCAACCCGCGACCCACCAACGGCGTCATCCTGCTCGATGCCGCCGATGTCGGTCGCGCCCTCACCGGCGACGTCGACGAGCCCGTCGTCGCCGAGCCCGGCGCAGAGCGGGAGATCACCCTCGCGGTGGTCGCCGACTGCTTCGCCGAACCGCTGTCGCACCTGCCGACGTCGCTGCACGACCTGCTGCACGTGAAGGATGTCGGAAGCGGCTGGCACGACAGCCTGGCGATGATGTGGAGCCCCGCGACCATCGTCCACGGGGCGAAGATCCAGCACGGTGACCGCAAGGAGATCCTCGCCGCTCTCGGCGACGACATCGTGTGGAACGGCGAGCCGATCGACGGGATGAGCTCCGCCGACGCCGCCGCCCTCGACGCGGTCCACGCCGGTCGGGTCTGA